From a single Labrenzia sp. PHM005 genomic region:
- the ettA gene encoding energy-dependent translational throttle protein EttA — protein sequence MARQFIYHMHGLSKAYNDKKVLDNIHLSFYPDAKIGILGPNGAGKSTLLKIMAGLDTEYSGEAWAAEGAKVGYLPQEPKLDETKTVLENVMEGVAHKQAKIDRYNELMMNYSEETADEGAALQDEIDAQDLWNLESQVEMAMEALRCPPSDSSVENLSGGERRRVALCQLLLSEPDLLLLDEPTNHLDAETVHWLERHLREFKGSVLIITHDRYFLDNVTGWILELDRGQGIPYEGNYSVYLEKKTKRMQQEGRENMARSKAIDREREWMGMSPKGRQTKSKARIKAYQDLVAMQEERLPTIEQILIPVGERLGANVIELDGVSKGFEDRLLIEDLSFKLPRGGIVGVIGPNGAGKSTLFKMLTGQENPDKGNITVGDSVHLGYVDQSRDKLDPNKTVWEEISDGNEIIYLDGKEINSRAYCSSFNFKGPAQQAKVGDLSGGQRNRVHLAKVLKKGANVLLLDEPTNDLDTETLAALEDALENYAGCAVVISHDRMFLDRLATHMLAFEGDSHVEWFEGNFEDYEKDKVRRLGAHAADPRRIKYKPLTR from the coding sequence ATGGCGCGCCAGTTCATCTATCACATGCATGGCCTGTCCAAGGCCTATAACGACAAGAAAGTCCTCGACAACATCCATCTGTCATTCTACCCGGACGCCAAGATCGGTATTCTGGGCCCGAACGGCGCCGGTAAGTCGACACTTTTGAAGATCATGGCCGGTCTCGACACCGAGTATTCTGGTGAGGCTTGGGCCGCGGAAGGCGCGAAAGTCGGTTATCTACCGCAGGAGCCGAAGCTCGACGAGACCAAGACGGTCCTTGAGAACGTCATGGAAGGCGTTGCCCACAAGCAAGCCAAGATCGACCGCTACAACGAACTGATGATGAACTACTCCGAAGAGACCGCCGACGAAGGTGCTGCTCTTCAGGACGAGATCGACGCCCAGGACCTGTGGAACCTGGAAAGCCAGGTGGAAATGGCGATGGAAGCCTTGCGCTGCCCGCCGTCAGACAGCTCCGTTGAAAATCTTTCTGGTGGTGAGCGCCGCCGGGTGGCGCTCTGCCAGCTGCTGCTTTCCGAGCCGGACCTTCTGTTGCTTGACGAACCGACCAACCACCTGGACGCGGAAACCGTTCACTGGCTGGAACGCCACCTGCGTGAGTTCAAAGGCTCCGTCCTGATCATCACCCACGACCGCTACTTCCTGGACAACGTCACCGGCTGGATCCTGGAGCTCGACCGCGGTCAGGGCATTCCTTATGAAGGCAACTACTCGGTCTATCTGGAAAAGAAGACCAAGCGCATGCAGCAGGAGGGGCGTGAAAACATGGCCCGCTCCAAGGCTATCGACCGCGAGCGCGAGTGGATGGGCATGTCGCCCAAAGGCCGCCAGACAAAATCCAAGGCCCGTATCAAGGCCTACCAGGATCTGGTTGCCATGCAGGAAGAGCGTCTGCCGACCATTGAGCAGATCCTTATTCCGGTGGGCGAGCGCCTCGGCGCCAACGTCATCGAACTGGATGGCGTGTCCAAAGGTTTTGAAGACCGCCTGTTGATCGAAGATCTGTCCTTCAAGCTGCCGCGCGGCGGTATTGTCGGTGTCATCGGCCCGAACGGCGCCGGTAAATCGACGCTCTTTAAAATGCTGACCGGCCAGGAAAACCCGGACAAGGGCAACATCACCGTCGGTGACAGCGTGCATCTTGGTTATGTTGACCAGTCCCGCGACAAGTTGGACCCGAACAAGACTGTTTGGGAAGAGATTTCCGACGGCAACGAGATCATCTATCTCGACGGCAAGGAGATCAACTCGCGCGCTTATTGCTCGTCCTTCAACTTCAAGGGCCCGGCTCAGCAGGCGAAAGTTGGCGATCTCTCCGGTGGTCAGCGCAACCGCGTGCACCTGGCGAAGGTCTTGAAAAAAGGCGCCAACGTGCTGCTGCTCGATGAGCCGACCAACGACCTCGACACCGAGACCTTGGCCGCCCTCGAAGACGCGCTGGAAAACTACGCCGGCTGTGCCGTGGTGATCTCGCACGATCGTATGTTCCTCGACCGTCTGGCCACACACATGCTCGCCTTTGAAGGCGACAGCCATGTGGAGTGGTTTGAAGGCAACTTTGAGGACTACGAGAAAGACAAGGTCCGCCGCCTCGGCGCCCATGCCGCCGACCCGCGCCGCATCAAGTACAAGCCGCTGACGCGGTAA
- a CDS encoding LysR family transcriptional regulator — protein sequence MAFPSATALRVFDAAARLGSFKAAANALNVTPAAVSHQIRGLEAHLGTGLFERGTRKVVLTSAGQRLLAATGPAFQQLEAAVEEIACEGQKLSLTTTPAFAALWLIPRLRTFEAAHPGIAVHVDTSVRASDMRRDRSFDLAIRYGQPPEDGGIAFTEVFGAYAAPAYLEASNERLFDTLIETEWQSENLPGITWQAWFDAHGKELGGTAGIRRFQDEQHVINACLAGQGLALASSVLAGDYVQRGWLVAVHPETALEGLSYRVIIAPDRQETKKVRQFTKWFCAEMGTE from the coding sequence ATGGCTTTTCCATCCGCGACTGCTCTCAGGGTATTTGATGCGGCGGCCCGGCTGGGCAGCTTTAAGGCTGCCGCCAACGCATTGAATGTGACCCCCGCCGCCGTGTCTCATCAGATCCGCGGGTTGGAGGCGCATTTGGGCACCGGCCTGTTTGAGCGGGGCACCCGCAAGGTGGTGCTGACATCCGCCGGCCAGAGGTTGCTTGCCGCGACAGGACCGGCATTTCAGCAGCTTGAGGCGGCGGTCGAGGAGATTGCCTGTGAGGGGCAGAAGCTGTCTTTGACCACAACGCCGGCCTTTGCCGCGCTTTGGCTCATCCCGCGCCTTCGTACCTTTGAGGCCGCGCATCCGGGGATTGCCGTTCATGTCGATACGTCTGTTCGAGCGTCAGACATGCGCCGGGACCGGAGTTTCGATCTTGCGATCCGGTATGGGCAGCCGCCAGAAGATGGTGGGATCGCCTTTACCGAGGTGTTCGGGGCCTATGCCGCGCCCGCCTATCTGGAAGCCTCAAACGAGAGACTGTTTGACACCCTCATCGAAACGGAATGGCAATCGGAAAACCTGCCTGGAATAACCTGGCAGGCCTGGTTCGACGCGCACGGAAAAGAGTTGGGGGGGACGGCAGGGATCCGCCGGTTCCAGGACGAGCAGCATGTGATCAACGCTTGCCTCGCCGGGCAAGGGCTTGCGTTGGCCAGCTCTGTTCTGGCTGGCGACTACGTTCAGCGCGGCTGGCTTGTGGCTGTGCATCCCGAAACGGCGCTGGAAGGCCTGAGCTACCGCGTGATCATCGCGCCGGACCGTCAGGAGACGAAAAAAGTCCGCCAGTTCACAAAATGGTTCTGCGCCGAAATGGGGACGGAATGA
- a CDS encoding FMN-dependent NADH-azoreductase, producing the protein MTTILRLDASTRVSGSLSRALADTFQENLAKSQQDLKVIRRDVGKNPPFLIDEDWITAAFEPENTRSDTQKEVLKLSDTLIEELQAADLILISSPLYNYGMPAGLKAWVDQVIRIGKTFTFDLARGDRPLEPIFSGKTLVLAGASGEFGFGPGELNDGRNHLVAHLQTLTGYLGAREMHHIAVEYQEFKDARHARSLENAHREARELAKRLAGEIDAAAA; encoded by the coding sequence ATGACCACCATTCTCAGACTTGACGCTTCCACAAGGGTCAGCGGCTCGCTCAGCCGGGCGCTCGCCGACACATTTCAAGAAAACCTCGCCAAGAGCCAGCAAGACCTTAAAGTCATCCGCCGCGATGTCGGAAAAAACCCGCCGTTCCTCATCGACGAAGATTGGATTACCGCGGCGTTCGAACCGGAAAACACACGCTCAGACACACAAAAAGAAGTTCTGAAGCTCTCCGACACGCTGATTGAAGAGCTTCAGGCTGCCGATCTCATTCTGATATCTTCGCCGCTTTACAACTACGGCATGCCGGCAGGCCTCAAGGCCTGGGTCGATCAGGTGATCAGGATCGGCAAGACATTTACCTTTGATCTTGCGCGCGGCGACCGTCCGCTAGAACCGATCTTCTCAGGTAAGACGCTCGTTCTGGCGGGCGCCTCCGGTGAGTTCGGCTTTGGCCCTGGCGAGCTCAATGACGGCCGCAATCATCTGGTGGCGCACCTTCAAACCTTGACCGGGTACTTGGGAGCGCGCGAGATGCATCACATTGCGGTCGAATACCAGGAATTTAAGGACGCGCGCCATGCGCGATCGCTAGAGAATGCCCATCGTGAAGCGCGTGAATTGGCAAAAAGGCTGGCGGGAGAGATAGATGCGGCAGCCGCATAG
- a CDS encoding sirohydrochlorin chelatase yields the protein MSKTGIMICGHGSRAKIAEEEFALLAKGLRDRYPEMPVEYGFLEYSAPNIHMGLDSLRDQGVTHILAVPGMLFAATHAKNDIPSVLTTYQEKNPGLTVSYGRELGLHPQMIAAFESRILEALGVDHVHDGDLYDTMLIVVGRGTSDTLANAEAARLTRIVTENLGFGWSETVYSGVTFPSVGRGLEMALKLGYKKIVVAPYFLFSGKLIDRIYNYVDTVAATAPDVTFLKAHYLADQAHVIDTFVERITEAAEGSLVETTDLMASFKERLARGEVDVHHHHAEYRDPDDDEAPNAGHDHGHDHSHGHGHGHHHHHGHGHDHGHSHGVYKHIAHPNGPRTMIDQGVCCCFMGQFPQEVIDEERALRKEAGVQAEEPEQLPACAPGR from the coding sequence ATGTCGAAGACGGGCATTATGATTTGCGGGCACGGCAGCCGCGCCAAAATTGCCGAAGAAGAATTTGCATTGCTCGCCAAGGGCTTGCGGGACCGCTATCCGGAAATGCCGGTTGAGTACGGCTTTCTGGAATACTCTGCGCCGAACATTCATATGGGCCTTGATTCCCTGCGCGATCAGGGCGTCACCCACATTCTGGCGGTTCCGGGCATGCTGTTTGCTGCCACCCATGCCAAGAATGATATTCCCTCCGTTTTGACAACGTATCAGGAAAAGAACCCGGGACTGACCGTCAGCTATGGCCGGGAGCTCGGCCTGCATCCGCAGATGATTGCCGCCTTTGAATCGCGCATTCTGGAGGCGCTGGGCGTGGATCACGTGCACGACGGTGATCTTTACGACACCATGCTGATCGTTGTGGGGCGCGGCACGTCTGACACTCTCGCCAATGCAGAGGCTGCGCGCCTCACTCGCATTGTCACCGAAAACTTGGGTTTCGGCTGGTCGGAAACCGTTTATTCCGGCGTCACCTTCCCATCCGTCGGGCGCGGCCTGGAGATGGCCTTGAAGCTTGGCTACAAGAAGATCGTCGTTGCGCCGTACTTTCTGTTTTCGGGCAAGCTGATCGACCGGATTTACAATTATGTCGACACCGTTGCGGCAACCGCGCCGGATGTCACCTTCCTGAAAGCCCATTACCTGGCCGATCAGGCGCATGTGATCGACACGTTTGTCGAGCGGATCACGGAAGCGGCAGAGGGCTCTCTGGTGGAAACCACCGACCTGATGGCCTCCTTCAAGGAGCGCCTGGCGCGCGGCGAGGTAGATGTTCATCACCACCATGCCGAATACCGCGATCCGGACGATGATGAAGCGCCGAACGCTGGCCACGACCACGGTCATGACCACTCTCACGGGCATGGGCACGGCCATCACCATCACCATGGGCATGGCCACGATCACGGTCACAGCCACGGCGTCTACAAGCACATCGCCCACCCGAACGGCCCGCGCACCATGATCGATCAGGGCGTTTGCTGCTGCTTCATGGGTCAATTCCCGCAAGAGGTCATCGACGAGGAACGGGCATTGCGCAAAGAGGCGGGCGTTCAGGCAGAAGAACCTGAACAATTGCCGGCTTGCGCACCCGGACGCTGA
- a CDS encoding 2-hydroxyacid dehydrogenase — MAKPDILMPYRLLPIAEAELEKRFTVHKLFEADDKDTQLAKISEKIRGVALGFGPFGPDLLEKLPNVEIVAGFGVGYDHIDVPACLGQNVMVTHTPDVLNEEVADTAIGLMIMAIRELGQAEQWVREGKWAERKPYPTTQATVRGRTLGIFGLGRIGKAIAKRAEAFGLDIHYYGRSKQDGVDYTYHASLTELAAACDTLMVVAPGGPATQHAVNAEVLKALGPTGVVINIGRGSVIDETALIAALEDGTIYGAGLDVFEDEPNVPDALLKLPRVTVLPHVGSASQATRDAMALLVADNIKSWFETGKAITPVPEMKK; from the coding sequence ATGGCCAAACCCGACATTCTGATGCCGTACCGTCTGCTGCCGATCGCGGAAGCTGAGCTTGAAAAACGTTTTACCGTTCACAAACTCTTTGAGGCGGACGACAAGGACACGCAGCTGGCGAAGATCTCTGAAAAAATTCGCGGGGTTGCGCTGGGGTTTGGCCCCTTTGGACCTGACCTTCTGGAAAAATTGCCGAATGTGGAAATCGTTGCCGGCTTCGGTGTTGGGTATGACCACATCGATGTGCCGGCCTGCCTTGGCCAGAACGTCATGGTGACCCACACCCCGGATGTCCTCAATGAGGAGGTTGCCGATACCGCCATCGGCCTGATGATCATGGCAATCCGCGAACTCGGCCAGGCCGAACAATGGGTGCGAGAGGGCAAGTGGGCTGAGCGCAAGCCCTATCCGACGACCCAAGCCACGGTGCGCGGCCGCACCCTCGGGATTTTTGGGCTTGGCCGGATCGGAAAGGCGATCGCCAAACGGGCGGAAGCCTTTGGTTTGGACATCCACTATTACGGCCGCTCAAAACAAGACGGTGTCGACTACACCTACCACGCAAGCCTCACAGAGCTGGCCGCAGCCTGCGATACGCTCATGGTTGTGGCGCCCGGCGGTCCGGCCACACAGCATGCGGTCAACGCCGAAGTCCTGAAAGCGCTCGGCCCCACCGGAGTTGTCATCAACATCGGCCGTGGTTCGGTCATAGATGAGACCGCGCTGATTGCGGCCCTTGAAGACGGCACCATCTATGGCGCCGGGCTGGATGTCTTTGAAGACGAGCCCAATGTTCCGGATGCCTTGCTGAAGCTGCCAAGGGTGACGGTCCTGCCTCATGTCGGCTCGGCCAGTCAGGCGACCCGCGACGCCATGGCCTTGCTCGTCGCAGACAATATCAAAAGCTGGTTTGAAACCGGCAAAGCCATTACGCCGGTTCCAGAGATGAAAAAGTGA
- a CDS encoding EthD family reductase, translating to MAVSLQVLYPVGPETRFDYDYYAKTHMALVAEHMGPHAVSVQAVKGLAGGPDTPPEFYAVATMIFENQEKLQAASAAAGPVTADIPNYTNTKPQLLIGEVIG from the coding sequence ATGGCTGTTTCTTTACAAGTGCTTTATCCCGTTGGTCCGGAAACGAGATTTGATTACGACTATTACGCGAAGACCCATATGGCGTTGGTCGCCGAGCACATGGGACCGCACGCTGTCAGCGTGCAAGCGGTCAAAGGCTTGGCTGGCGGTCCGGATACACCACCGGAGTTTTATGCCGTGGCGACCATGATTTTTGAAAATCAGGAAAAACTTCAGGCTGCATCAGCTGCGGCCGGTCCCGTGACCGCCGATATTCCGAACTACACCAACACCAAGCCGCAGTTGTTGATCGGGGAAGTGATCGGCTAG
- a CDS encoding EAL domain-containing protein, which translates to MARYAFGIRFLISAAAALIFLALPIAGSAAVDINAVPNITTAQVDAFSALSWTTGPTGLILITLGSAIIAAFAGWRYMSALSVNRQLHQSHKRLADKNETLEAQVERRALELSREVEEHKHSQQFAETFFKQSQSLNMIAEFDGKILRLNSAWEDTLGYDPRNRTDVAPSNLLHPDDRQNTANQFKLLIAGENVDGFENRWICENGGYRHLRWSARTDPDRRLIYAVAQDVTEKKTAENALKLNASVFTFAHEGIFIADATGRFLDVNGAFTDITGYGLSDLHNKNAGLLHPETDSASAYRDRLDAVNANGVWRGDVNIRKKDGQSFPALLTLSAVEDESGQVDNYIGLFSDITKLKNNEKALEKLARHDKLTGLPNRDLLADRLTQAMARARRHDLFIAVAFIDLDGFKAVNDTYGHSTGDALLVAIARRLKAALRIEDTLARIGGDEFVAIITDLHHERDCVGTLERILRAASEQFILGPITTSVTASIGVAFYPQDHAISGEQLERQADQAMYEAKLAGRNRYRFFDPDKDKALATYHTQVAEAQTALEKNEFRLFYQPKADLETGLIIGCEALLRWQHPDRGLLVPQEFLPPIRKHPALALAIGNWVLDQTLRQLQNWQKQGLDLNVSVNLSGLQVMAPDFKEVLHGHLDRHTDITPEHLEIEFVESDVLLDISTMKSVIESCQDLGVRFALDDFGAGYSSLTCLKHLPLNTLKIHQDLVRGSPENLRDQEILKTIISMGRVFNLDILAEGIETDGHTSWLRKHGCRYGQGNAIAEPMAAQELPDWYSRQINNQFAGPDLQKHSSAS; encoded by the coding sequence ATGGCACGATACGCGTTTGGCATACGTTTCCTGATTTCGGCTGCGGCAGCGCTGATATTTCTGGCGCTTCCTATCGCCGGCAGCGCGGCAGTAGATATCAACGCCGTACCGAATATCACCACAGCCCAAGTTGATGCCTTTTCAGCACTGAGTTGGACCACCGGACCAACTGGCTTAATCCTGATCACCTTGGGTTCGGCCATAATTGCCGCTTTTGCTGGATGGCGCTACATGAGCGCACTGTCCGTGAACCGCCAACTGCACCAGTCTCACAAGCGGCTGGCAGACAAGAATGAAACGCTTGAAGCCCAGGTCGAAAGACGCGCGCTTGAGTTGTCCAGGGAAGTTGAAGAACACAAGCATAGTCAGCAATTTGCAGAAACTTTTTTCAAACAGTCCCAGTCACTAAATATGATTGCCGAGTTCGACGGCAAAATCCTCCGATTGAACAGCGCTTGGGAAGATACGCTTGGATACGACCCTCGGAACCGGACTGACGTTGCCCCCAGCAATCTCCTCCATCCCGATGACCGCCAAAACACGGCCAATCAATTCAAGCTGCTTATCGCCGGGGAAAATGTAGACGGTTTTGAAAACCGCTGGATTTGCGAAAATGGCGGCTACAGGCATTTGCGTTGGTCCGCTCGAACCGACCCAGACCGGCGGCTTATCTATGCTGTCGCGCAGGATGTGACGGAGAAGAAAACCGCGGAAAATGCGCTGAAGCTCAACGCCAGTGTTTTCACGTTTGCCCATGAAGGGATCTTTATCGCTGACGCGACAGGCCGCTTCCTGGATGTCAACGGTGCCTTTACCGACATTACCGGGTATGGTCTGTCGGATCTTCACAACAAGAATGCAGGTCTGCTTCATCCGGAAACCGACAGCGCATCGGCCTATCGCGACCGCTTGGATGCCGTCAATGCCAATGGCGTTTGGCGCGGAGACGTCAACATCCGGAAAAAGGATGGCCAATCTTTTCCCGCCTTGCTCACGTTGAGTGCTGTAGAGGACGAAAGCGGCCAGGTTGACAACTATATTGGCCTGTTTTCCGATATCACAAAACTCAAGAACAACGAGAAGGCGCTGGAAAAACTCGCAAGGCACGACAAGCTCACAGGGCTGCCAAATAGGGATCTGCTGGCGGACCGGCTCACCCAGGCGATGGCGCGGGCGCGCCGCCACGATCTTTTCATCGCTGTGGCTTTCATTGACCTCGATGGTTTTAAGGCCGTCAACGACACCTATGGACATTCCACCGGCGATGCACTTTTGGTGGCGATCGCCCGGCGGCTCAAGGCCGCTTTGCGGATAGAGGACACGTTGGCGCGGATAGGTGGTGATGAATTTGTCGCCATCATTACGGACCTGCACCACGAACGCGACTGCGTTGGTACATTGGAGCGGATTTTGAGGGCTGCTTCCGAGCAATTTATTCTCGGCCCAATTACCACCTCCGTCACCGCCAGCATTGGTGTCGCCTTCTATCCCCAAGACCATGCCATATCTGGGGAGCAGTTGGAGCGGCAAGCGGATCAAGCAATGTATGAAGCCAAATTGGCCGGCCGCAACCGTTACCGCTTTTTTGATCCTGACAAGGACAAGGCGCTGGCGACCTACCACACACAGGTTGCCGAAGCACAGACCGCGTTGGAGAAGAATGAATTCCGGCTGTTTTATCAACCAAAGGCAGATCTCGAGACTGGCCTGATCATCGGCTGCGAAGCACTCTTGCGCTGGCAGCATCCGGATCGCGGATTGCTCGTCCCGCAAGAGTTTCTTCCGCCCATCCGCAAGCACCCCGCCCTGGCCCTCGCAATTGGCAACTGGGTCCTGGATCAGACATTGCGGCAACTGCAGAACTGGCAAAAACAGGGCCTGGACCTGAATGTCAGTGTCAATTTGAGCGGACTTCAGGTTATGGCGCCGGATTTCAAGGAGGTTCTCCACGGGCATCTTGACCGGCATACCGACATCACACCGGAGCACCTGGAAATCGAATTTGTTGAATCCGACGTCTTGCTTGATATCAGCACGATGAAGTCCGTTATCGAGAGCTGTCAGGACCTCGGCGTACGCTTCGCCCTTGATGATTTCGGCGCAGGTTATTCATCTCTCACCTGCCTTAAGCACCTTCCGCTCAACACCTTGAAAATACATCAAGACTTGGTACGCGGCAGCCCAGAAAACCTGCGTGACCAGGAGATCTTGAAAACCATCATCTCAATGGGCCGGGTATTCAATCTCGACATTCTCGCAGAAGGCATCGAAACCGATGGCCATACCAGCTGGCTGCGCAAACATGGCTGCCGGTACGGTCAGGGGAATGCCATTGCCGAACCGATGGCCGCACAGGAACTTCCAGATTGGTATTCCAGACAGATCAACAACCAATTTGCTGGCCCGGATCTGCAAAAACACTCGTCAGCGAGCTAA
- the mnmD gene encoding tRNA (5-methylaminomethyl-2-thiouridine)(34)-methyltransferase MnmD translates to MTDEEQRKTDAAIRPPELEWLDGDVPRAEGFDDTYFSKAGGLAETRHVFLSGNGLPQRFIGRKKFTIAEFGFGTGLNFLATLLALKDVNPAPALTFVSFELRPMTADQLLRALAAFPELGDLPGQLAAVWAPNPGWSVMTVGGAQLVLGTGDARHLIGEFRDQAVAPLQDGPMPPVDAWFLDGFSPAKNPELWDAELLKSAADLTADGGTLATYTAAGWVRRNLQAAGFEIKKVKGYAGKREMVIGRKAA, encoded by the coding sequence GTGACGGACGAAGAGCAAAGAAAAACAGATGCGGCCATTCGACCGCCGGAACTGGAATGGTTGGACGGGGATGTGCCGCGCGCCGAAGGGTTCGATGACACCTATTTTTCCAAAGCAGGTGGGCTGGCCGAAACGCGCCATGTTTTTCTGTCCGGTAATGGGCTTCCGCAGAGGTTTATCGGGCGCAAGAAATTCACAATCGCAGAATTTGGTTTTGGCACCGGCCTGAATTTCCTGGCAACGCTCTTGGCCTTGAAAGACGTCAATCCGGCGCCGGCCCTGACCTTTGTGTCGTTCGAACTTCGCCCAATGACAGCAGATCAGCTATTGAGGGCTTTGGCGGCTTTTCCCGAGCTCGGTGATCTGCCTGGTCAATTGGCGGCGGTTTGGGCACCAAATCCCGGCTGGAGCGTCATGACCGTCGGTGGCGCACAGCTGGTTCTTGGAACTGGCGATGCGCGCCATCTCATTGGCGAATTTCGAGATCAGGCCGTTGCCCCCTTACAGGACGGGCCGATGCCGCCGGTGGATGCCTGGTTTCTGGATGGGTTCAGTCCGGCGAAAAATCCGGAACTTTGGGACGCGGAGTTGTTGAAATCCGCGGCAGACTTAACCGCCGACGGTGGCACACTGGCAACTTATACAGCCGCCGGCTGGGTGCGCCGGAACCTTCAAGCCGCGGGGTTTGAAATCAAAAAGGTCAAGGGCTATGCGGGAAAGCGGGAAATGGTGATTGGCCGCAAGGCGGCTTAA
- a CDS encoding FAD-binding oxidoreductase encodes MAPTSNTYDVAIAGAGIFGLSVAYMALKAGLKVVVFDGKHVGAGASGGLLGALMPHMPARWNPKKEFQFQALLTLPDHIKELEAATGVNCGYKRLGRILPLTTQDKLDHHLERAEESKLRWQPDETGFSYTVEPQGSRSDWLSADAAPFGIVFETLAARAAPRLYLKALAAYIAARGSLVEGTRVTDFEETTGTVLLADGATVQASNFVVAGGHSAFTLIEKLTGENIGRGEKGQALLLDGHGLEDRPAIYCDGLYVVPHADGTVAIGSTSDRTSQDTDVDPERSADLIRRATAFCPSLEGRNVLTDWAGIRPRCNKRDPLIGLLPGHTKTYAATGGFKISYGIAHLVADALVSEIAGRQAIADLPETFRPDHHFGVNRLDTDN; translated from the coding sequence GTGGCTCCGACCTCCAACACTTATGACGTGGCGATTGCCGGTGCCGGGATTTTTGGCCTTTCAGTCGCTTATATGGCGCTCAAGGCAGGCCTCAAGGTCGTGGTATTCGACGGCAAACATGTTGGCGCAGGGGCAAGCGGCGGCCTGCTCGGTGCCTTGATGCCGCATATGCCGGCCCGCTGGAACCCAAAAAAGGAGTTCCAGTTTCAAGCGCTCTTAACCCTGCCCGATCATATCAAGGAACTTGAAGCCGCGACGGGTGTCAACTGCGGATACAAACGTTTAGGCCGGATCTTACCGTTGACCACACAGGACAAGCTGGACCATCATCTGGAGCGGGCAGAAGAAAGCAAATTGCGCTGGCAGCCGGACGAAACCGGATTTTCCTATACTGTGGAACCTCAGGGCAGCCGCTCGGATTGGCTGAGCGCAGACGCGGCTCCTTTTGGCATCGTTTTTGAAACTCTGGCGGCCCGGGCTGCGCCGCGTCTTTATCTAAAAGCACTTGCCGCCTATATCGCTGCCAGAGGTTCGCTTGTGGAAGGCACACGCGTTACAGATTTTGAGGAAACAACGGGAACTGTTCTTCTTGCCGATGGCGCGACAGTCCAAGCCAGCAATTTTGTCGTTGCTGGAGGCCATTCGGCGTTCACCTTGATTGAAAAACTCACCGGCGAGAACATTGGCCGGGGCGAAAAAGGCCAAGCCCTTTTGTTAGACGGCCATGGTCTGGAAGACCGGCCGGCAATCTATTGCGATGGGCTTTATGTGGTTCCTCATGCCGACGGCACTGTCGCAATCGGCAGCACATCGGACCGGACGTCCCAGGATACAGACGTTGATCCGGAACGCTCAGCGGATCTGATCCGCCGGGCAACGGCCTTTTGCCCGTCGCTGGAGGGAAGGAATGTTTTGACAGATTGGGCCGGGATCCGGCCAAGGTGCAACAAGCGCGACCCGCTCATCGGCTTGCTTCCCGGCCACACAAAAACCTATGCGGCAACTGGTGGCTTCAAGATTTCTTATGGCATAGCGCATTTGGTGGCCGATGCGCTGGTCTCAGAGATTGCTGGCAGGCAGGCGATCGCCGATCTGCCGGAAACATTCCGTCCCGATCATCATTTTGGCGTCAACAGGCTGGATACGGATAACTAG
- a CDS encoding YbaK/EbsC family protein codes for MSLESVRSHLAEAAPDLEVLVTKDSSATVDLAAAAHGVEPGQIAKTLSFRVKDTVFLLVARGDARLDNKKAKAAFGGKAKMLSAEDVVDLTSHPVGGVCPFGLPSPLKVYCDISLKDFDVVIPAAGATNAAVRIAPDHMAEITNAEWVDVCQAVVAA; via the coding sequence ATGTCGCTTGAGTCTGTCCGTTCTCATCTGGCGGAAGCTGCGCCCGATCTCGAAGTTCTCGTCACAAAAGACAGCAGCGCCACGGTGGACCTGGCCGCCGCAGCCCATGGCGTTGAGCCGGGGCAAATCGCCAAAACGCTCTCTTTCCGCGTGAAAGATACCGTGTTTTTGCTGGTTGCCCGCGGCGATGCCCGTCTAGACAACAAAAAGGCAAAAGCAGCCTTTGGCGGCAAAGCCAAGATGTTGAGTGCCGAGGACGTTGTCGATCTGACCAGCCATCCGGTCGGCGGCGTCTGCCCCTTCGGCCTGCCCTCCCCGCTCAAGGTTTACTGCGACATCTCCTTGAAGGACTTTGACGTGGTTATTCCTGCGGCCGGTGCGACCAATGCAGCGGTACGCATAGCGCCTGATCACATGGCAGAGATCACGAACGCGGAATGGGTGGATGTTTGCCAGGCGGTGGTTGCAGCCTGA